The genomic window ACGCTTTGGCCGTCTGCTTGTCCTTGACCGTATAGGTGCCCGGCTGCGGCGCGGGCTCGGAGCCCAACGTGATCGGGAAGCGACCGGCGTAGAGGTCGCCGAGCATCAAAGTCATTTCGGTTTTCTTGAGGTCGATTTCAGCGCGAAACGGGCCCCGCACGACTTTCAGTTCGGTCCCCGGCAAGACCAGCACGGGATCTTCGATACCGTTGATGTTGGCCAGCAATTGCCAGGGGATTTCGTATTTCGCAGCGATTTCCATCAGGGTTTCGTTTTGCCCCACGCGATAGGGCTGTTCCAATAGATGCAGCCGCGAGTAAATCACTTCACCGGCCAACGGGTCCAAACGGCTGGTCAGCTGCTGACGTTCGGAGTCGGTCAGGTCCGGCATCCCAAAGAACACGCTGAGCGTCGCCAGGGCTTCTTTCATGCGATCCGCTTCGACGTGCTGGTCGGCCGCCAGGATAGCGTTGGCTAAGCCAACGTTGGCAATTGCCGGCGGGTCAGACAGGTTGGGGTCGGTGGCCGTGTCCGCCGCCGGGGCACTGTCCTCGGGCAGGGGAAACTGAAAACCACCGGCGTTGCCTGCTGCGGCCATGTCCGGGGCATCGCTGGGCGCCGGAGGGGCCGCAGCCATGGGATCGTTGAGCTGTGTTTCTGGGGGTTCACTGGGCAGCGGGGCAGCCAAAGAACTGGGATCGGGCAGTTGGAAGTGGTCCTGCCCGGTGGATTCATATTGATGATCGGCAGCGATTTCCGGCGGCGCGGCTCCCGGCGTCGGTTTGGGCAACCGAGTGGCCAGCGGTTTACCTGAGGCAGGCTGAGCGGCGGGGGCCCGCGGATCTGGGGTGTCGGTCAAGCGTCCGACGACGCCACCGCCATCGGCTCCCTGCACGTCTCCATCGGCTTCGCCAAGCTCGGCCACGCCCAAATCCGCGCCCAAGGTGTCGGGCAGTTCGGGCAAGCCGGGATCGATCCCCAGTGATTCGAGGGTGCTGTGCGTGCCTTGCGGAAACTCGGTATCGGTTTCCTGAATGGCCATGAAAATATCATCGGGAATTTCCGCCGGTGGCGTGGTTAAGGACACGCATACGCCCCATACCACGGTTCCGATCAGAACGACAATCACGGCAGTTTTGAAAGTTTGCACCACGGTCCTCCTTGACCTGTAGCGATCGAATTGCGTTTGCAACTTTTACACCCCCCACCATAACCAAGCTTTCTCGAGCGACGCTAGGGCAATTCTGGCGCATCGGCAGCCAGTTCGGCGAGCGTGGTTTGTTGGGCAAGCTGTCGGCGGTGCTCGTCCAGTTCCTGCAAAAACCGCCAAGCCGGTTGTTCGGTCGAGGGCTGATGTCCGTAGGGTTTCAGCGACAGTACATCCTCGACCGTGATTTGCTCCAACGGCCGGGCGGGCAACAAACAGGCTTCCGCTTCCCCATCGCCACGCCGCAGCAATCCCTCCTCGACCAAGGCGTCACACAGATCGTGAATCGATCGGCCGGGCAACCCCAGTCGCTCGACCAATTTGCTGCGCGTCAATTGCCGGCCCGTTTGGAAGGCCCGCCCCACCTCGACCATCACCGGCAGCATCCAATCCGGATCACCCGACGCCACCACCGCCGCTTCGTCTTCTTCTTTGGTCGGCACCCTGCCCCGCACCGTTTGCAGGGTGTAGGTCCAGACCAGCCCAAACAAAAAAATCCACCAGGTGATGTAAACCCAAAACAGAAACAGTGGAATCAGGCCCAGCGAACCGTACAGGGCGGAGTACGGCAGTGCCGTCCGGACGTAAACCTGAAACCCAAACTTGGCCGTTTCCCACAACAGCGCGGCGATCAACGCGCCCACCATGGCCGCTCGCACTGAAACCCGCGCGTTGGGCATCAGTGCGTACAACAGAAATAAAAGCACCCAACTGGCCAATACGGCGGCGACGTGGTTCAGGTACACGCCGCTGTCGGCGCCCAGCGTGGCGTCGGCAACGTAGGCTACAAATTGGCTGCTGAGGTACAAACTGACCGCCAACAATCCCGACCCCAACGTGATGATCGCCCAGTGGATGGCGAACCGCA from Roseimaritima ulvae includes these protein-coding regions:
- a CDS encoding YhjD/YihY/BrkB family envelope integrity protein, coding for MVRRAIRYVADAVRRPREELTRRQRQVRFSWELVSHCWRVLQRHRAQGMAAELTYRTIFALIPLAVLGLVMFNIVGGMDEVRERVEGQLYAFFGVPDIAYEVREQPLGIDVVPDNVIPIDPAGVPDEQAAAIPAALPDAVSADPPAALAEPLPAGDAVIVSPDGVTTAADPTTAEPTPAEKERMAEASIRRALSDSVDKVAQLDFASIGLIGLLLFIYAAFGLTDSVEDVFNTIFEAPDSRPIHMRFAIHWAIITLGSGLLAVSLYLSSQFVAYVADATLGADSGVYLNHVAAVLASWVLLFLLYALMPNARVSVRAAMVGALIAALLWETAKFGFQVYVRTALPYSALYGSLGLIPLFLFWVYITWWIFLFGLVWTYTLQTVRGRVPTKEEDEAAVVASGDPDWMLPVMVEVGRAFQTGRQLTRSKLVERLGLPGRSIHDLCDALVEEGLLRRGDGEAEACLLPARPLEQITVEDVLSLKPYGHQPSTEQPAWRFLQELDEHRRQLAQQTTLAELAADAPELP
- a CDS encoding L,D-transpeptidase family protein → MQTFKTAVIVVLIGTVVWGVCVSLTTPPAEIPDDIFMAIQETDTEFPQGTHSTLESLGIDPGLPELPDTLGADLGVAELGEADGDVQGADGGGVVGRLTDTPDPRAPAAQPASGKPLATRLPKPTPGAAPPEIAADHQYESTGQDHFQLPDPSSLAAPLPSEPPETQLNDPMAAAPPAPSDAPDMAAAGNAGGFQFPLPEDSAPAADTATDPNLSDPPAIANVGLANAILAADQHVEADRMKEALATLSVFFGMPDLTDSERQQLTSRLDPLAGEVIYSRLHLLEQPYRVGQNETLMEIAAKYEIPWQLLANINGIEDPVLVLPGTELKVVRGPFRAEIDLKKTEMTLMLGDLYAGRFPITLGSEPAPQPGTYTVKDKQTAKAFSDASGASIPPGDPRNPFGGVWLDLGQQMCIHGSAEAAEAIGKGCISLRPADAEDVYGILSQGSTINIRR